The Solibacillus sp. FSL W7-1436 genome window below encodes:
- the leuS gene encoding leucine--tRNA ligase has product MSFNHQQIEKKWQTFWDVNKTFKTENEMDKPKFYALDMFPYPSGAGLHVGHPEGYTATDILSRFKRMQGYNVLHPMGWDAFGLPAEQYALDTGNDPAEFTAKNIATFKRQINELGFSYDWDREINTTDPSYYKWTQWIFTKLVEMDLAYVDEVAVNWCEALGTVLANEEVIDGVSERGGHPVVRRPMRQWVLRITKYADRLVDDLVDVDWPESIKEMQRNWIGRSEGAQVKFTVANTDKNFEVFTTRPDTLFGATYCVLAPEHKLVADITTAEQKEAVEAYLEKVSLKSDLERTDLAKEKTGVFTGAYAVNPINGKQVPIWIADYVLATYGTGAIMAVPAHDERDYEFAKEFNLEIIPVLEGGDIENEAFTGDGAHINSDFLNGLNKAEGIAKAIEWLVENGVGEKKITYRLRDWLFSRQRYWGEPIPVIHWEDGTMTTIPVEELPLELPKTTNIRPSGTGESPLANIEEWVNVVDPVTGKKGRRETNTMPQWAGSSWYFLRYIDPKNDQALADPELLKHWLPVDIYIGGAEHAVLHLLYARFWHKVLYDLGLVHTKEPFQKLFNQGMILGEGNEKMSKSKGNVVNPDDIIASHGADTLRLYEMFMGPLEASVAWSTNGLDGARRFLDRIWRLFVTDEGKLAAKIQDSSDTTLEKVYHQTVKKVTEDYEGIRFNTAISQMMVFINDCYKAEVIPTEYAKGFVKLLSPIAPHIAEELWSILGHEDTITYATWPTFDESKLVDDEIEVVVQVLGKVRAKVTVAKDITKEELEKVALADSKVQEFIEGKAVVKVIVIPGKLVNIVVK; this is encoded by the coding sequence GTGAGTTTTAATCATCAGCAAATTGAAAAAAAGTGGCAAACGTTTTGGGATGTCAATAAAACATTCAAAACTGAAAATGAAATGGATAAACCGAAATTTTATGCATTGGATATGTTCCCGTATCCATCAGGTGCGGGTCTGCACGTAGGACACCCTGAAGGCTATACGGCGACAGATATTTTATCTCGTTTTAAACGTATGCAAGGCTATAATGTACTTCATCCAATGGGTTGGGATGCATTCGGTTTACCTGCAGAGCAATATGCACTTGATACAGGAAATGACCCTGCTGAATTTACGGCAAAAAACATCGCAACATTTAAACGTCAAATTAACGAACTAGGTTTCTCTTATGACTGGGATCGTGAAATTAATACAACTGACCCGTCATACTACAAATGGACGCAATGGATTTTCACTAAGTTAGTGGAAATGGATTTAGCGTATGTGGATGAAGTGGCAGTAAACTGGTGTGAAGCATTAGGTACAGTACTTGCAAACGAAGAAGTAATCGACGGAGTTTCTGAGCGCGGCGGCCACCCGGTAGTTCGTCGTCCGATGCGACAATGGGTACTGCGTATTACAAAATATGCAGACCGTTTAGTCGATGATTTAGTTGATGTTGACTGGCCTGAATCGATCAAGGAAATGCAGCGTAACTGGATCGGCCGTTCTGAAGGCGCACAAGTGAAATTCACAGTTGCCAACACAGACAAAAACTTCGAAGTATTCACAACACGTCCGGATACATTATTTGGCGCGACTTATTGTGTATTAGCTCCAGAGCATAAATTAGTAGCTGACATTACTACTGCAGAGCAAAAAGAAGCGGTAGAAGCATACTTGGAAAAAGTATCGTTAAAATCTGATTTAGAACGTACAGACTTAGCAAAAGAAAAAACAGGTGTATTCACAGGTGCTTATGCAGTGAACCCGATTAACGGCAAACAAGTGCCAATCTGGATTGCGGATTATGTATTGGCAACATACGGAACAGGTGCAATTATGGCTGTTCCTGCACACGATGAGCGCGACTATGAATTTGCTAAAGAGTTCAACTTGGAAATTATTCCGGTTCTTGAAGGCGGAGACATCGAGAATGAAGCATTCACTGGTGACGGTGCGCACATTAACTCGGACTTCCTGAACGGATTAAATAAAGCAGAAGGTATTGCGAAGGCAATTGAATGGTTAGTGGAAAATGGTGTAGGGGAAAAGAAAATCACTTACCGTCTACGTGACTGGTTATTCAGCCGTCAACGTTATTGGGGTGAACCAATTCCAGTAATTCACTGGGAAGATGGCACAATGACTACGATCCCTGTAGAAGAGCTGCCACTGGAATTACCGAAAACAACAAACATCCGACCTTCAGGTACAGGTGAATCACCACTTGCAAATATTGAAGAATGGGTAAATGTAGTTGATCCGGTAACAGGCAAAAAAGGACGCCGTGAAACGAATACAATGCCGCAATGGGCTGGTTCATCATGGTACTTCCTGCGCTATATCGATCCGAAAAATGATCAGGCGCTTGCAGATCCTGAACTATTAAAACACTGGCTTCCAGTCGATATTTATATCGGTGGTGCTGAGCACGCGGTACTTCACTTACTATACGCACGCTTCTGGCATAAAGTGCTTTATGATTTAGGGCTAGTTCATACGAAGGAACCGTTCCAAAAGTTATTTAACCAAGGGATGATTCTAGGTGAAGGTAATGAAAAAATGTCTAAATCTAAAGGCAATGTAGTAAACCCGGATGACATTATCGCTTCACACGGTGCAGATACATTACGTTTATACGAAATGTTCATGGGTCCACTGGAAGCTTCTGTAGCATGGAGCACGAACGGCCTTGATGGGGCACGTCGTTTCCTAGATCGTATCTGGCGTCTATTCGTAACAGATGAAGGAAAGCTAGCTGCAAAAATTCAAGATTCTTCTGATACGACATTGGAAAAAGTGTATCACCAAACTGTGAAAAAAGTGACAGAAGACTATGAAGGCATTCGCTTCAACACAGCGATTTCACAAATGATGGTATTCATTAATGACTGCTACAAAGCGGAAGTAATTCCAACAGAATATGCAAAAGGCTTCGTGAAGCTTTTATCACCGATCGCACCGCATATTGCCGAAGAGCTTTGGTCAATTTTAGGACATGAAGACACAATTACGTATGCAACATGGCCAACATTCGATGAGTCGAAACTAGTAGACGATGAAATCGAAGTTGTTGTACAAGTTTTAGGTAAAGTACGTGCAAAAGTAACGGTTGCAAAAGATATTACTAAAGAAGAGTTAGAAAAAGTTGCTTTAGCAGACAGCAAAGTACAAGAATTTATCGAAGGAAAAGCAGTTGTGAAAGTAATTGTCATCCCAGGTAAATTAGTTAATATCGTTGTTAAATAA
- a CDS encoding IS110 family transposase: MKHVIALDVSKGKSSVVIYDRYRKCEFEGELNHTRIDFERLHERIEEMKKLDGQAPEIVFEATGVYSKSVEAFFKNHGYTYSRMNPLEANLQMAKMRRHKTDVSDAHELAKTHFRLEREATYVQDDYYEQMRALTRYYDEIDEEMILLKSRMHAILQMSFPELEKLITPSSALFLNIVQLYPHPTFVLSHSKTVIKNRLKANTKKNLSLTRAEKKAVELMEAAQNSYPAIKPTDVRCDQVKDYATRIAELKEKKEALVQQMTELSKERQEYLVLRSIPGVGESTACRLIGEIGDIRRFRNAKQLNAYAGIDIMRYQSGNTQYRDRINKRGNKHLRKILYFMMQGMLMLKEKPNHFADYYYKLKTQPQRKPHKVAIIACVNKFLKVTFQLLTRGILYDYESALPAQKS, translated from the coding sequence ATGAAACATGTCATTGCGTTAGATGTTAGTAAAGGCAAAAGTTCGGTCGTTATTTATGATCGGTATCGAAAATGTGAGTTTGAAGGCGAATTAAATCACACACGAATTGACTTTGAGCGATTACACGAGCGTATCGAAGAAATGAAGAAACTAGATGGACAAGCTCCTGAAATTGTATTTGAAGCAACAGGCGTCTATTCCAAATCAGTAGAAGCGTTTTTCAAAAATCATGGCTATACATATAGTCGGATGAATCCACTTGAAGCGAATTTACAGATGGCGAAAATGCGACGCCATAAAACGGATGTAAGTGACGCACATGAACTAGCCAAAACGCATTTTAGATTGGAACGTGAAGCGACTTACGTTCAAGATGATTATTATGAACAGATGCGTGCACTTACACGCTATTATGATGAAATCGATGAGGAAATGATTTTACTAAAGAGTCGGATGCATGCGATTTTACAGATGAGTTTTCCAGAGCTTGAAAAACTCATTACGCCAAGTTCCGCATTATTTTTAAATATCGTACAGCTTTACCCACACCCTACCTTTGTTTTGTCTCATTCAAAAACCGTCATAAAAAATCGGTTGAAGGCGAATACGAAAAAGAACCTTTCCCTTACTCGTGCAGAGAAAAAAGCCGTTGAACTGATGGAAGCAGCTCAAAATAGTTATCCGGCCATTAAGCCGACAGATGTAAGGTGTGATCAAGTAAAGGATTACGCAACTCGTATTGCAGAACTGAAGGAAAAGAAAGAGGCGCTTGTCCAACAGATGACGGAGCTATCAAAAGAACGTCAAGAATATCTTGTATTACGCTCCATCCCTGGTGTGGGTGAATCAACAGCTTGTCGCTTGATTGGTGAAATCGGTGATATTCGCCGCTTCCGAAATGCAAAACAATTAAACGCCTACGCAGGGATCGATATCATGCGCTATCAATCCGGGAACACACAATATCGGGATCGTATCAATAAGCGTGGGAATAAACATTTGCGGAAAATTTTATATTTCATGATGCAAGGGATGCTTATGTTAAAAGAGAAACCAAATCATTTTGCGGATTACTATTATAAATTAAAAACGCAACCTCAGAGAAAGCCTCATAAGGTTGCGATCATCGCCTGTGTTAATAAGTTTCTGAAAGTGACATTTCAGTTATTAACACGAGGCATCCTTTACGATTATGAGTCCGCACTACCAGCTCAGAAATCGTAA
- a CDS encoding CoxG family protein: MAQASHSVQIPVSQEKVWAFVSKIEKWAVLVPAYKEHKELDAQTSHWTFEGNFKGLKKKVEIEIKIIEMNEPSKIKFEITGLSDNIKGGGEFTAEPKDGDTYMTGTVEVTAGGLSGAVLNPAIKVLLPKVTTRLTEKIARHIQA, encoded by the coding sequence ATGGCACAAGCATCACATTCAGTACAAATCCCAGTTAGCCAGGAGAAAGTATGGGCTTTCGTAAGTAAAATTGAAAAATGGGCTGTATTGGTTCCAGCTTACAAAGAGCATAAAGAACTGGATGCCCAAACATCACATTGGACATTCGAAGGAAACTTTAAAGGCTTAAAGAAAAAAGTTGAAATCGAAATCAAAATTATCGAAATGAATGAGCCTTCTAAAATCAAATTTGAAATTACAGGGCTATCGGATAATATTAAAGGCGGCGGTGAATTTACTGCCGAGCCGAAAGATGGCGATACATATATGACCGGTACAGTAGAAGTAACTGCCGGCGGTCTTTCAGGCGCAGTATTGAATCCGGCTATTAAAGTATTATTGCCAAAAGTAACGACTCGCTTAACAGAAAAAATCGCTCGTCATATTCAAGCGTAA
- the trhA gene encoding PAQR family membrane homeostasis protein TrhA translates to MTQIMMEQSGYSTKEEFWNGLTHGVAALLTIPATLLLINKAQHQGTTLELVSYIIFGISMFCLYFASTMYHSWPKHKTFLKKLDHSSIFLMIAGTYTPIVLVAIGGKLGWTIFAVQWILAAIGIVLKQFFVYRFKLLSLSVYIGMGWLIIFVAKPLFAHIGFAGFAVLLIGGLSYTVGTYFYKNDRIPYNHAIWHLFVLGGSVAMFFAIYLYV, encoded by the coding sequence ATGACACAAATCATGATGGAACAAAGTGGATATAGTACAAAGGAAGAATTTTGGAATGGACTGACACACGGAGTCGCCGCATTGCTGACGATTCCCGCAACATTGCTGTTAATAAACAAAGCTCAGCATCAAGGCACAACATTAGAGCTTGTCAGTTATATTATTTTTGGTATTTCAATGTTTTGCCTGTATTTTGCTTCAACGATGTATCATTCATGGCCGAAACATAAAACATTTCTGAAAAAGCTCGATCATAGCTCAATATTTTTAATGATTGCAGGAACATATACACCGATCGTATTAGTCGCAATTGGCGGCAAATTAGGTTGGACAATTTTTGCGGTTCAATGGATTTTAGCAGCAATCGGTATTGTGCTGAAACAGTTTTTTGTTTACCGTTTTAAATTACTGTCGCTGTCTGTTTATATCGGGATGGGCTGGCTGATCATTTTTGTTGCCAAGCCGTTATTCGCACATATAGGCTTCGCAGGCTTTGCCGTATTATTAATCGGCGGGCTTTCCTATACGGTCGGCACTTACTTTTACAAAAATGACCGCATTCCATACAACCATGCAATTTGGCATTTATTTGTTTTGGGCGGCAGTGTCGCGATGTTCTTCGCAATTTACTTATATGTATAA
- a CDS encoding nuclease-related domain-containing protein, giving the protein MKKSNHYLFIEAAIQRILPNDPEAAAFQEEFYRMKAGFAGEKKLKNTLKDFSFKSDYSIFYNFECVNDLGFTHQIDALLITPYFILIFEVKQLTGKLYYKPVFHEFTRITENQTRDNFPNPFDQVYRHKLFVSQFLQKLNITMPVLQLVVIANYRAELDISLEGFPIIHLSGLPHHLEKLYAENDHKKVNIAYICSQLKMLIHPLPARKTIARCRLKSGVLCQKCEYMSRMHYQRGIWQCEKCHSKSRVALLEALHHYRVLISPRISNKEFREFTGIKSTFAASKILARLNLEKYGATKGRYYQIPEDIYYKSDDD; this is encoded by the coding sequence GTGAAAAAATCGAATCATTATTTATTCATTGAAGCAGCCATCCAGCGAATTCTCCCAAATGATCCGGAAGCTGCCGCATTTCAGGAAGAATTTTACCGTATGAAAGCCGGGTTTGCGGGTGAAAAAAAGCTGAAAAATACCCTGAAAGATTTCTCCTTTAAAAGCGATTATTCTATTTTTTATAATTTTGAATGTGTAAATGACCTCGGTTTTACCCATCAAATCGATGCCCTGCTCATTACTCCGTATTTCATCCTCATTTTCGAGGTAAAACAACTGACAGGAAAACTCTATTATAAACCTGTTTTTCACGAATTTACCCGCATAACAGAAAATCAAACGCGGGACAACTTTCCAAATCCCTTTGATCAAGTGTACCGCCATAAACTTTTTGTCAGCCAATTTTTACAAAAATTAAATATAACGATGCCCGTTCTTCAATTAGTTGTAATAGCCAATTACCGCGCAGAGCTCGACATCTCATTGGAAGGTTTCCCGATTATCCATTTAAGCGGATTGCCCCATCATTTAGAAAAACTTTATGCGGAAAATGACCATAAAAAGGTCAATATAGCGTATATATGCTCCCAACTGAAAATGTTAATACACCCTTTGCCCGCCAGAAAAACGATTGCTCGCTGCCGGCTGAAATCGGGCGTGTTATGCCAAAAATGCGAGTATATGAGCCGGATGCATTACCAGCGCGGCATTTGGCAATGCGAAAAATGCCACTCAAAATCCCGGGTAGCTTTACTTGAAGCACTGCATCATTACCGGGTGCTGATCAGTCCTCGTATTTCAAATAAAGAATTTCGTGAATTTACAGGCATAAAAAGTACTTTTGCAGCTTCAAAAATATTAGCGAGGCTCAATTTAGAAAAGTATGGTGCAACAAAAGGCCGCTATTATCAAATTCCTGAAGATATTTATTATAAGAGCGATGATGACTAA
- a CDS encoding cysteine methyltransferase → MNNSQKNQTMLYLASDELMQTHLSCTKISNRNKDEFTFSIRVFCYVEKNNSYAKSVPLYLILGLNKQGVGMTLAVDLVNIPNVCPMQLKKIIEHLQKSPALLLIVCQQLDKIASSSSIEEAVQAKLAKHFFIENAPKGITSFTTNRQAEELYWLTHKNQIISDMDSFKLDSEGGHIAFTVQVGFKHDFIMQCYEVECMMHMFNEDEKLGYYFELYLDQENYHHQLLYETLPDQFMNNKTFLNQVLEEMKKRNEEQYDDYLQDLIEKFTASI, encoded by the coding sequence ATGAATAATTCTCAAAAAAACCAGACTATGCTTTATTTAGCATCAGATGAGCTAATGCAAACGCATTTATCATGCACTAAAATAAGCAATCGTAATAAAGATGAATTCACCTTTTCCATTCGTGTTTTTTGCTATGTTGAAAAAAATAACTCCTATGCGAAAAGTGTTCCATTATATTTGATACTCGGCTTAAATAAACAAGGTGTCGGCATGACTTTAGCTGTCGATTTAGTCAATATCCCAAATGTTTGCCCGATGCAATTAAAAAAGATTATTGAACATTTGCAAAAAAGTCCGGCACTATTGCTGATCGTTTGTCAGCAGCTCGATAAAATTGCCTCTTCTTCATCAATTGAAGAGGCCGTGCAAGCTAAACTCGCAAAGCATTTCTTCATTGAAAATGCACCAAAGGGGATTACTAGCTTTACGACAAACCGGCAGGCAGAAGAACTGTACTGGCTCACGCATAAAAATCAGATAATTTCAGATATGGACTCGTTTAAATTGGATAGTGAAGGCGGACATATTGCATTTACCGTTCAAGTTGGCTTTAAACATGATTTTATTATGCAATGCTATGAAGTAGAGTGCATGATGCATATGTTTAATGAGGACGAAAAGCTCGGCTATTATTTTGAGCTTTATTTGGATCAGGAAAATTACCACCATCAGCTACTATATGAAACGCTGCCGGATCAGTTCATGAACAACAAAACATTTTTAAATCAGGTTTTGGAAGAAATGAAAAAGCGCAATGAAGAGCAATACGACGATTATTTGCAGGATTTAATCGAGAAGTTTACAGCGAGCATATAG
- a CDS encoding IS1182 family transposase: protein MFKDYNMNQIILPLDLEVKLHKNDIAFSIHHLVESIPNEAFAPFIHHTGCPSYHPRMMLKLILCGYTQSTFSGRKIEDLTRDSIRMMWLAQGYEPSYRTINRFRVHPNMKELIRQCFVQFRCQLVEEKLIDQEAIFIDGTKIEANANKFTFVWKKSVEKHHTNLVEKSNKLYDELLEHQIIPEIKRESDEQLSIEELTQVAHHLEEVVDDYTSKIEHSEDVIERKRLRSERKTPKQILKQVHDWIIRKQKYQKDFEVFGTRNSYSKTDHEATFMRMKDDYMQNGQLKPGYNVQIATEGQYTLAYDVFPNPTDTKTLIPFLSQIEENYFELPKHIVADAGYGSEQNYHDILNKRKRTPLITFNQYLNEQKRKYKNDPFKTSNWVYEKENDVYICPNEKRLRFQYNSVRTDKSGFQREFKIYECEECTGCPFRTKCTKAAEGKNRRLMINEKWEKQKEEVRVKLSEEKTAAIYRRRKIDVEPVFGFLKANLCFRRFSVRGKSKVTNEIGLALMATNLRKYAVRG, encoded by the coding sequence ATGTTTAAAGATTATAACATGAATCAAATTATATTACCGCTAGATTTAGAAGTAAAGTTACATAAAAATGATATTGCCTTTTCTATCCATCATTTGGTCGAAAGCATTCCGAACGAAGCTTTCGCTCCTTTTATTCACCATACTGGTTGTCCATCATATCATCCACGTATGATGCTAAAGCTGATTTTATGCGGTTACACACAATCCACTTTTTCAGGAAGAAAAATAGAGGATCTGACAAGAGACAGTATCCGTATGATGTGGCTTGCCCAAGGATATGAACCAAGTTATCGCACTATTAACCGTTTTCGTGTACATCCCAATATGAAGGAACTCATTCGCCAATGTTTTGTACAATTCCGCTGTCAGCTAGTTGAAGAAAAACTCATCGATCAAGAAGCGATTTTTATCGATGGCACAAAGATTGAGGCAAATGCCAATAAGTTCACATTTGTTTGGAAAAAATCAGTGGAAAAACATCATACCAACCTCGTAGAAAAATCAAATAAACTTTACGATGAGTTATTGGAACATCAAATTATTCCTGAAATCAAACGTGAAAGTGATGAGCAGTTATCGATAGAAGAGTTAACTCAAGTAGCACATCACCTAGAAGAAGTAGTCGACGACTATACAAGCAAAATAGAACATTCTGAAGATGTCATTGAGCGAAAAAGATTACGTAGCGAACGAAAAACACCGAAGCAAATCCTCAAACAAGTACATGATTGGATCATAAGAAAGCAGAAATACCAAAAAGATTTTGAAGTGTTTGGCACACGTAACAGTTATTCAAAGACGGATCATGAAGCAACATTTATGCGGATGAAAGATGACTATATGCAAAACGGCCAATTGAAGCCAGGGTATAATGTACAAATCGCTACAGAAGGTCAATATACACTCGCGTACGATGTATTTCCAAATCCAACAGACACGAAAACACTTATTCCATTTCTTAGTCAAATTGAAGAAAATTATTTCGAGTTACCAAAACATATTGTAGCGGATGCCGGATACGGCAGTGAACAGAATTACCATGATATTCTTAACAAACGCAAACGAACTCCACTCATTACATTTAATCAATACTTGAACGAACAGAAGCGAAAATATAAAAATGATCCTTTTAAGACAAGTAATTGGGTGTATGAGAAAGAAAACGATGTCTACATTTGCCCAAATGAAAAGAGATTACGATTCCAATATAACTCTGTTCGTACAGATAAATCGGGTTTCCAACGAGAATTTAAAATCTATGAATGTGAGGAATGTACAGGGTGTCCTTTCCGTACAAAATGTACAAAAGCTGCAGAAGGTAAAAATCGTAGACTCATGATTAATGAGAAATGGGAAAAACAAAAAGAAGAAGTAAGAGTGAAGCTTTCAGAAGAAAAAACGGCTGCCATTTATCGTCGACGTAAAATCGACGTGGAACCAGTTTTTGGATTCTTGAAGGCTAATTTGTGTTTCCGTCGATTTTCTGTTCGTGGAAAATCGAAAGTTACTAACGAAATAGGTTTGGCATTAATGGCCACAAATTTAAGGAAGTATGCGGTAAGAGGATAA
- a CDS encoding MDR family MFS transporter has translation MPKQVWFLIIGTFVNTVGNSFLWPLNSIYIHDHLGKSLTTAGIVLMLNSLAGVFGNLVGGYLFDRLGGYKAILIGVVFNLLSITLLTIWHDWPQYIIFLTMLGFSGGIVYPAIYAIAGSAWPEGGRRAFNSIFLANNVGVAIGPALAGIVADIKFDYVFSANLFFYAVFFVLVITTYKRFDMKGLTTKPFSGNETKRRNRGPIVAISILSISLIVCWLSYSQWSATISSYTQGLGMSLSEYSLLWTINGFMIVAVQPIIRPLVTRWENKIKHQLVLGLILMSLSYIVVYFAQDFKMFAAAMVILTFGEVFFTPVIPMIANKLAPHGQEGFYQGLVNSASTMGRMIGPVFGGLMVDLYGMQILMLILSLLIVMAIIPCLVFDRTLGKEQT, from the coding sequence GTGCCGAAACAAGTATGGTTTTTAATTATTGGCACATTCGTAAATACGGTCGGAAATTCATTTTTATGGCCTTTAAATAGTATTTATATTCATGATCATTTAGGAAAATCTTTAACTACCGCTGGAATTGTCCTCATGCTGAATTCATTGGCAGGTGTGTTCGGCAATCTGGTAGGTGGTTATTTATTTGATAGATTAGGTGGCTATAAAGCAATTTTAATTGGGGTTGTATTTAATTTATTGTCAATCACACTGTTAACCATTTGGCATGACTGGCCGCAATACATCATATTTTTGACGATGTTGGGCTTTAGCGGGGGGATTGTGTACCCGGCGATTTATGCGATAGCAGGGAGTGCCTGGCCAGAAGGGGGGCGACGTGCGTTTAATTCGATCTTTTTGGCGAACAACGTAGGGGTCGCAATTGGACCGGCATTGGCAGGCATTGTTGCCGATATTAAATTTGACTATGTATTTAGTGCGAATCTATTTTTCTACGCTGTATTTTTTGTGCTTGTCATCACGACATATAAGCGGTTTGATATGAAGGGACTGACAACAAAGCCGTTCTCAGGTAATGAGACAAAACGAAGAAACAGGGGACCGATTGTGGCGATCAGTATATTAAGTATATCATTAATCGTCTGCTGGTTAAGTTACTCTCAATGGAGCGCGACCATTTCTTCTTATACGCAGGGGCTGGGAATGAGCCTGTCCGAATACAGTTTACTATGGACGATTAACGGATTTATGATCGTTGCAGTTCAACCGATTATCCGACCGCTTGTCACACGCTGGGAAAACAAAATAAAACATCAGCTGGTTCTTGGTCTCATATTGATGTCGCTATCTTATATCGTCGTCTATTTTGCCCAGGACTTTAAGATGTTTGCTGCAGCGATGGTCATTTTGACGTTCGGCGAAGTGTTCTTTACACCGGTAATTCCGATGATTGCCAATAAATTGGCGCCTCATGGACAAGAGGGTTTCTATCAAGGGCTAGTCAACAGTGCATCAACAATGGGACGGATGATTGGTCCTGTGTTTGGCGGGTTAATGGTAGATTTATATGGCATGCAAATTTTGATGCTAATATTATCCCTGCTCATTGTCATGGCTATTATTCCGTGTCTGGTCTTTGATCGGACGCTGGGAAAAGAACAAACATAA
- a CDS encoding TIGR01212 family radical SAM protein (This family includes YhcC from E. coli K-12, an uncharacterized radical SAM protein.) — protein MTETNFPFPSDGKRYYTWNRYLRNEFGKKVYKVALDAGFDCPNRDGTVAFGGCTFCSAAGSGDFAGSKVDPIPVQFEKIKAKMENKWKDGLTMAYFQAYTNTHAPLEVLKEKFEAALACEGVMGLSIATRPDCLPDDVVEYLAELNERTYLWVELGLQTVHEKTANLINRAHDYATYVEGVNKLRKHGIRVVTHIINGLPLEDYDMMMETAREVAKLDVQGIKIHLLHLLKGTPLVKQYEKGMLEFMEKDAYIQLVADQLEIIPPEMIVHRITGDGPIDLMIGPMWSVNKWEVLNGIDAELERRGSYQGKFYKADVKK, from the coding sequence ATGACTGAAACAAATTTCCCTTTCCCGTCAGACGGGAAACGTTATTATACATGGAATCGCTATCTGCGAAATGAATTCGGAAAGAAAGTTTACAAGGTTGCTTTGGATGCAGGTTTTGATTGCCCAAACCGTGATGGTACAGTCGCTTTTGGCGGTTGTACATTCTGTTCGGCAGCAGGTTCAGGAGACTTTGCGGGCAGTAAAGTCGATCCGATTCCCGTACAGTTCGAAAAGATTAAAGCAAAAATGGAGAACAAATGGAAAGACGGCTTAACAATGGCGTATTTCCAAGCGTATACAAATACGCATGCTCCACTTGAAGTATTAAAGGAAAAGTTTGAAGCAGCACTTGCCTGTGAAGGAGTAATGGGGCTTTCAATTGCAACGCGTCCTGACTGTTTGCCGGATGATGTTGTAGAGTATTTGGCAGAGTTAAATGAACGTACGTATTTGTGGGTGGAACTGGGACTTCAAACAGTTCATGAAAAAACAGCAAATTTAATTAACCGTGCACATGATTACGCGACATATGTGGAAGGTGTCAATAAATTGCGCAAGCATGGAATTCGTGTCGTGACACATATTATTAACGGATTACCTTTAGAGGATTACGATATGATGATGGAAACAGCACGTGAAGTGGCGAAACTGGATGTACAAGGCATCAAAATCCATCTGCTGCACCTTTTAAAAGGGACACCGCTTGTGAAGCAGTACGAAAAAGGCATGCTGGAATTTATGGAGAAGGATGCTTATATTCAACTGGTGGCAGATCAGCTGGAAATTATTCCTCCTGAAATGATCGTCCACCGTATTACCGGTGATGGTCCGATCGATTTAATGATTGGTCCAATGTGGTCTGTCAACAAATGGGAAGTTCTGAACGGAATTGATGCAGAGCTGGAACGCCGCGGTTCTTACCAAGGAAAGTTTTATAAGGCGGATGTGAAAAAATGA